Proteins encoded together in one Thermogemmatispora onikobensis window:
- a CDS encoding ABC transporter ATP-binding protein has product MLELRGVSKFFDGLPAVKQLDFAVRRGEIVGIIGPNGAGKTTMIGLISGSLPLSSGQIRYRSQDISRLPPHRRASLGIARTFQVTQPFKGLSVHENVMIGALFGRRGLKQIAAREVAETVLERVGLAAKAHFRADQLTVADRKRLELARALALEPELLLLDEVMAGLTPTEVEQAITLIRAIHASGVTVLVIEHVMQAIMGLSQRIMVLHQGSKIAEGPPEQVLTDQRVIEAYLGERYARTQQARLGTARPVPQRDEKEE; this is encoded by the coding sequence TTGCTAGAGCTGCGGGGCGTGAGCAAGTTCTTCGACGGACTCCCCGCCGTCAAGCAGCTCGACTTTGCCGTCCGGCGCGGCGAGATTGTAGGCATTATCGGCCCCAACGGCGCCGGCAAGACTACCATGATCGGCCTGATCAGCGGCTCACTGCCCTTGAGCAGCGGACAGATTCGTTACCGCAGCCAGGATATCAGTCGCCTGCCTCCTCACCGACGGGCCTCTTTAGGCATTGCCCGCACCTTTCAGGTAACTCAGCCGTTCAAGGGCCTGAGCGTACACGAAAACGTGATGATCGGCGCCCTCTTCGGACGACGTGGTCTCAAACAGATAGCAGCGCGCGAGGTTGCGGAGACGGTGCTGGAGCGCGTCGGCCTGGCGGCCAAGGCCCATTTCCGGGCGGATCAGCTCACGGTCGCCGATCGCAAGCGGTTGGAGCTGGCCCGCGCTCTGGCACTGGAGCCAGAGCTGCTGCTGCTCGACGAGGTGATGGCCGGCCTGACGCCTACCGAGGTGGAACAAGCGATCACGCTGATTCGAGCCATCCACGCTAGCGGGGTAACTGTGCTGGTCATTGAGCATGTGATGCAGGCAATCATGGGGCTGTCGCAGCGCATCATGGTCTTGCATCAGGGCAGCAAGATCGCTGAGGGCCCCCCAGAACAGGTCTTGACAGATCAGCGCGTCATCGAAGCCTACCTGGGTGAGCGCTACGCGCGCACGCAGCAGGCTCGTCTGGGTACAGCACGCCCGGTCCCCCAAAGGGATGAGAAGGAGGAGTAG
- the cobS gene encoding adenosylcobinamide-GDP ribazoletransferase, with protein sequence MHTHSNNSRSGLALQAIWRPWTRLGRFCRNQYAELVAAVLFLTILPLPGRRLLAGTKEERATLIVGSVYYPLVGLIVGAILCLLATLFAPHVPALVLAALLVVAEIMLTGGLHLDGVMDSCDGLFGGIGRERRLEIMHDSRVGSFGVLGAFALLLLRFAILASLPFWSLLAALLVAPTLGRWAMVLAGGLFPAARPDGLGAAFHQAVTLRRLLLAGLGSVLIALLFAHLIGLFVWLLSNLLILGLGLAVTRSLGGLTGDICGAFGEICEVCALLLFLLMHVSL encoded by the coding sequence ATGCACACACACTCCAATAATTCGCGATCCGGCCTGGCTTTGCAAGCCATCTGGCGACCGTGGACCCGGCTGGGTCGTTTCTGCCGCAATCAATATGCTGAGCTTGTCGCGGCAGTTCTCTTCCTTACCATCTTGCCGTTACCGGGACGGCGCCTATTAGCGGGGACCAAAGAGGAACGTGCCACGTTGATCGTGGGGAGCGTTTATTACCCTCTTGTCGGCCTGATCGTCGGAGCCATTCTCTGCTTGCTCGCAACCTTATTCGCCCCTCACGTTCCCGCCCTCGTGCTGGCGGCGCTGCTGGTCGTGGCCGAGATCATGCTCACGGGGGGCCTACACCTCGATGGAGTCATGGACAGTTGCGATGGTCTCTTTGGGGGCATTGGACGCGAGCGCCGTCTGGAAATCATGCATGATAGCCGTGTTGGTAGTTTTGGTGTGTTGGGTGCTTTTGCGCTATTGTTGCTGCGTTTCGCTATTCTGGCCAGTCTCCCCTTCTGGAGTTTGCTGGCGGCTCTCCTGGTTGCGCCGACCCTTGGGCGTTGGGCAATGGTGCTGGCTGGCGGCCTCTTCCCGGCGGCGCGTCCCGATGGGCTGGGGGCTGCTTTCCATCAGGCAGTGACCCTGCGTCGTCTCCTCCTGGCTGGCCTCGGCTCTGTACTCATTGCCCTCCTCTTCGCTCACCTCATCGGTCTCTTTGTCTGGTTACTGAGCAATCTTCTCATCCTTGGCCTGGGCCTGGCCGTGACCCGTTCGCTCGGTGGCCTCACGGGCGACATTTGTGGGGCCTTTGGCGAAATCTGCGAAGTATGTGCCTTGCTCCTCTTCCTCCTGATGCATGTTTCCCTTTAG
- a CDS encoding amino acid ABC transporter substrate-binding protein → MTRLFSYLHLPRRYLAHTGHDSSFQSRSSAVRSPLPTALLSLLLALFCSPGLLACGGTASSSNTLLFGAPLSLTGSTATEGHLTLEGYQLWVKEVNAHGGIKVGNTTYQVALKYYDDGSSPTRSAQLTQQLITADKVNFLLGPYGTSATLQDEAIAERYKIPMVEANGAAKAIFSRGFHYIFGVLSPASEYAKVMLEAALSLPNPPKTVAIISANDSFSEEVATAARDFARSQGIEVVYYQTYPSGATDLTGVLTALKTSAHGGVPDMLLGSGHESEAVTTMKECKQLNINAKLYAFTVGPATPDFITSLGPDANYVLGSSQWTPQEHYQGIDFFGTPANYERIYKQTFGHEPSYQSAESTAAGLAFQYAIQNAGSIDPQKVRDALARLNIMTFYGVIRFDATGANTFKPMATIQIQNGQVATVYPKEVANAQLLYPTPPFSQR, encoded by the coding sequence ATGACTCGCCTTTTCAGCTACCTCCACCTCCCGCGGCGCTATCTTGCGCACACGGGACACGACTCGTCCTTTCAGTCCCGGAGCAGCGCAGTGCGCTCGCCGTTGCCGACTGCCCTTCTCTCGCTACTTCTCGCTCTCTTCTGCTCGCCAGGATTGCTGGCCTGTGGTGGGACCGCGAGCAGTAGCAACACCTTGCTCTTTGGGGCTCCGCTTTCGCTCACGGGGTCCACTGCGACCGAAGGCCATCTTACTCTGGAAGGCTACCAGCTTTGGGTGAAAGAGGTCAATGCCCACGGCGGCATTAAAGTGGGGAACACCACCTACCAGGTCGCGCTCAAGTACTATGATGATGGCAGCAGTCCCACCCGGAGCGCTCAACTCACGCAGCAATTAATTACCGCTGATAAGGTCAATTTCCTCCTTGGCCCCTATGGCACATCGGCCACCCTGCAGGATGAAGCTATCGCTGAACGCTACAAGATCCCCATGGTCGAAGCCAACGGCGCCGCCAAAGCGATTTTCTCTCGTGGCTTCCACTACATTTTCGGCGTGCTCAGCCCGGCTTCCGAATACGCCAAGGTCATGTTGGAAGCAGCCCTGAGCCTGCCCAATCCGCCGAAGACGGTGGCGATTATTTCGGCCAATGACTCCTTCTCTGAGGAGGTGGCCACCGCCGCCCGCGACTTCGCCCGCAGTCAGGGCATAGAGGTCGTGTACTACCAGACCTATCCATCAGGGGCTACCGACCTGACAGGAGTACTGACGGCCTTGAAAACTTCAGCCCACGGCGGTGTCCCCGACATGCTGCTTGGCTCGGGCCATGAAAGTGAAGCCGTAACGACCATGAAGGAATGCAAGCAGCTCAATATCAATGCCAAACTCTATGCCTTCACGGTTGGTCCCGCTACCCCTGACTTCATCACTTCGCTCGGACCCGACGCGAACTACGTCCTGGGGTCTTCACAGTGGACCCCCCAGGAGCACTACCAGGGCATCGACTTCTTTGGGACTCCGGCCAACTATGAGCGGATCTACAAGCAGACCTTCGGCCATGAACCCTCCTATCAGTCTGCCGAGTCCACCGCCGCTGGCCTGGCCTTCCAGTACGCGATCCAGAATGCTGGTTCAATCGACCCTCAGAAGGTACGCGATGCCCTGGCCCGGCTCAATATTATGACCTTCTATGGTGTCATTCGTTTCGATGCCACCGGAGCCAATACGTTTAAGCCGATGGCTACTATCCAGATCCAGAATGGCCAGGTGGCGACCGTCTACCCGAAGGAGGTCGCTAACGCGCAGCTGCTCTATCCAACTCCTCCTTTTTCTCAGCGCTAG
- a CDS encoding branched-chain amino acid ABC transporter permease — protein sequence MSGPRRKPSTSPTTTTSEPTAEQQPAQPRPGTRWLWSLLTGLMILALAALIPLSGDAATLHTWTLILMFAALAQSWNFLGGFTGYASFGNVFFFGVGAYSTGLLVLAGQPFWLGLVAGAVIAGLLAFLLGLPVLRLRGHYFAIATLGIAEATRELVAIRNLGGSGGEVELPLPALSDAAFYFLFWLLALACFLLTAYLARSKPGYALIAIRESEETAEAMGIPTYWYKIGAFVLSAVPTALAGGLYAYWSTGFDPPTVFDVGISVEMVLLTVLGGAGTLLGPLISAILFELLSFQFQISGSAFHNSLLGLTIAIVTIFIPQGLVGLVQEFFRPLAPGVSRRQLLVEGVRRVRRVIAANGV from the coding sequence ATGTCTGGACCGAGGCGTAAGCCTTCAACGTCGCCCACTACTACTACCTCTGAGCCGACAGCAGAGCAGCAGCCAGCCCAGCCAAGGCCAGGCACTCGCTGGCTCTGGTCGCTGCTGACGGGCTTGATGATCCTGGCTCTGGCGGCCCTGATTCCGCTGAGCGGCGACGCCGCTACACTCCATACCTGGACCTTGATTTTGATGTTCGCCGCCCTTGCTCAAAGTTGGAATTTCCTGGGCGGCTTCACCGGCTATGCCTCTTTTGGGAACGTTTTCTTTTTCGGCGTCGGCGCCTATAGCACCGGCTTGCTGGTGCTGGCTGGTCAGCCATTCTGGCTCGGGCTAGTGGCCGGAGCCGTGATCGCCGGTTTGCTGGCCTTTCTGCTTGGTTTACCCGTTCTGCGCCTGCGGGGACACTATTTCGCTATCGCGACACTAGGGATCGCCGAAGCTACGCGCGAACTCGTCGCCATTCGCAACCTTGGTGGCAGCGGCGGCGAGGTTGAGCTGCCTCTGCCAGCCCTCTCCGATGCCGCTTTTTACTTCCTTTTTTGGTTGCTGGCTCTGGCATGTTTCCTGCTGACTGCCTATCTGGCGCGTAGCAAACCCGGCTATGCGCTGATCGCCATTCGCGAGAGCGAAGAGACCGCTGAGGCAATGGGAATTCCGACTTACTGGTATAAGATAGGGGCCTTTGTGCTCAGCGCTGTGCCCACAGCCCTCGCTGGCGGCCTCTACGCCTACTGGTCGACCGGCTTTGACCCGCCGACAGTCTTTGATGTCGGCATTTCGGTGGAGATGGTCCTCTTGACCGTGCTCGGTGGAGCAGGGACGCTGCTCGGTCCCCTCATCAGCGCCATTCTGTTCGAGCTACTCTCGTTCCAGTTTCAAATCAGTGGCTCGGCGTTCCACAACTCGCTGTTGGGCCTGACGATTGCGATTGTCACCATATTCATTCCCCAGGGCCTGGTGGGCCTCGTGCAGGAATTTTTCCGCCCGCTGGCCCCTGGGGTAAGCCGCCGGCAGTTGCTGGTAGAAGGAGTGCGACGTGTCCGACGTGTTATCGCCGCCAACGGTGTCTGA
- a CDS encoding dienelactone hydrolase family protein — protein sequence MCYDDNARPPVPDGADGQAQGEDLVLTAADGNRFAAYFARPAAPTGAQVIIYPDVRGLHQFYKELALRFADIGIAAIALDYFGRTAGLTARDDSFEFWPHVQQLKLENFFLDVRAALDYLRSHASAEGATYPVGFCMGGSLTILSGCDRSFGFAGLVAFYAGLSRPIAGNGTALERADQLAYPLLGLFGGADQGIPVSQVHELEEKLRRRSLEHQIHIYEGAPHSFFDRRYSEYAEACADAWQRVRDFIAAHSHNRT from the coding sequence ATGTGCTACGACGACAATGCCCGTCCACCCGTGCCAGACGGTGCGGATGGGCAAGCCCAGGGAGAAGACCTGGTTCTCACTGCCGCAGATGGCAACCGCTTTGCCGCCTACTTTGCCCGTCCTGCGGCCCCCACGGGAGCGCAGGTAATCATCTATCCTGACGTCCGTGGCCTGCATCAATTCTACAAAGAGCTAGCCCTGCGCTTTGCTGACATAGGAATCGCCGCCATCGCGCTCGACTATTTTGGGAGAACTGCCGGATTAACAGCGCGTGACGATTCTTTTGAATTCTGGCCCCATGTCCAGCAACTCAAACTAGAGAACTTTTTTCTGGATGTGAGGGCAGCTCTTGACTACCTGCGTAGCCATGCCAGCGCCGAAGGAGCGACCTACCCCGTTGGCTTCTGCATGGGTGGCAGCTTAACGATCCTCTCGGGCTGCGATCGCTCCTTCGGCTTTGCCGGCCTGGTGGCCTTTTATGCGGGGCTGAGCCGACCTATTGCAGGCAATGGTACAGCTCTGGAGCGGGCCGATCAACTGGCGTATCCACTGCTCGGTCTCTTTGGCGGGGCTGATCAGGGTATACCTGTCAGCCAGGTTCACGAGCTAGAGGAAAAACTGCGCCGGCGCAGTCTTGAGCACCAGATCCATATCTATGAAGGAGCTCCCCATAGCTTCTTTGACCGCCGCTACAGCGAATATGCTGAAGCCTGTGCCGATGC
- a CDS encoding MFS transporter: MNSLTLKRAAFRFVLLIGILSFFADFTYEGARGILGPYLALLGAGAALIGAVTGLGELLGYGLRLVSGPLSDRTGKYWPVTIVGYVVQMASVPLLAVAGSWPLAALLIILERAGKAIRNPPRDVMLSQAAHEMGYGWAFGFHEALDQFGALLGPLAVAAVLAWQGNYRLAFASLAISAALTLLLLLLARLLYPRPHELAPAAPVAARQELSATYWIYLVGAVLVAAGFADFPLIAYHFTRASSVPSTLVPVFYAIAMGSSGIGSLLCGRLFDRLGMGILIPLTALAALFAPLVFLGGFWLALLGVVLWGLGMGVHESLIPAAVALMVPGHRRASAYGIFTAGYGICWFLGSALIGLLYSLALPLAIIFCLLAELLAIPFFVIASRQLQQISRKA; encoded by the coding sequence ATGAATAGCCTGACGCTCAAAAGAGCGGCTTTTCGCTTCGTGTTACTGATCGGTATTTTGAGCTTCTTTGCGGACTTCACTTATGAAGGGGCCAGGGGCATTCTCGGTCCTTATCTGGCACTGCTCGGGGCTGGAGCCGCCTTGATTGGGGCCGTAACCGGGCTGGGTGAGCTACTTGGCTACGGTCTGCGCCTCGTCTCTGGTCCTCTGAGCGATCGTACTGGCAAATACTGGCCGGTGACAATTGTGGGCTATGTGGTACAGATGGCCTCGGTTCCTCTGCTAGCTGTAGCGGGTAGCTGGCCATTGGCCGCTTTATTGATCATTCTCGAACGGGCCGGTAAGGCGATCCGTAATCCACCGCGAGACGTCATGCTCTCACAGGCCGCCCACGAGATGGGCTATGGCTGGGCCTTTGGTTTTCACGAGGCCCTCGATCAGTTTGGGGCCTTGCTGGGACCACTCGCAGTGGCTGCGGTACTGGCCTGGCAGGGGAACTACCGCCTGGCCTTTGCCTCGCTGGCAATCAGTGCAGCGCTGACCCTGCTACTCCTCTTGCTGGCGCGTCTGCTCTACCCCCGCCCTCACGAGCTGGCACCCGCCGCTCCGGTGGCCGCCCGCCAAGAGCTGTCGGCTACGTACTGGATCTATCTGGTCGGGGCTGTTCTGGTAGCGGCTGGCTTCGCCGATTTCCCTTTGATTGCCTATCATTTCACCCGCGCCTCCAGTGTCCCCTCCACCCTGGTTCCGGTCTTCTATGCCATTGCGATGGGAAGCAGTGGCATAGGCTCACTGCTGTGTGGACGGCTCTTCGATCGTCTGGGGATGGGCATTCTGATTCCTTTGACAGCGCTGGCAGCTCTGTTTGCCCCCCTGGTGTTCCTGGGGGGCTTCTGGCTGGCACTGCTCGGCGTGGTCCTCTGGGGTCTCGGCATGGGCGTGCACGAGTCGCTTATTCCCGCCGCGGTGGCCCTGATGGTTCCTGGCCACCGCCGGGCTTCTGCTTACGGTATCTTCACCGCAGGCTATGGTATCTGCTGGTTCCTGGGCAGCGCCCTGATCGGCCTGCTCTACAGCCTGGCGTTACCGCTCGCTATCATCTTTTGCTTGCTGGCTGAGCTGCTGGCCATTCCCTTTTTCGTGATCGCCAGTCGCCAGCTGCAGCAAATCTCCCGCAAAGCCTGA
- a CDS encoding ABC transporter ATP-binding protein: protein MQLPEPRSGSGASSAHMEPTSRQGAAAPHLDPELRQALLEVEHLESGYDETRVLWDVSLEVHRGELVALVGANGAGKSTLLATLSGLLPAWAGHIRFAGYDVTHRRAEEIVRLGLSHVPQGRRLFSALTVEENLLLGAYTRRAGSQQAIKQELEEVYTLLPKLRERRRQLAGSLSGGEQQMCAIGRGLMSHPELLLIDELSLGLAPQVVDDLLSALDAIHREKGLSLLLVEQDVQIALERADRAYVLENGHIVLEGTGSELLQNERVRTAYLGA from the coding sequence ATGCAGCTACCGGAGCCACGTTCAGGATCGGGCGCTTCGAGCGCCCACATGGAACCCACTTCCCGACAGGGCGCAGCGGCTCCCCATTTAGACCCGGAGCTCCGTCAGGCACTGCTGGAAGTAGAGCACCTGGAGAGCGGTTACGATGAAACGCGCGTGTTGTGGGATGTTTCACTGGAAGTGCACCGCGGCGAACTGGTGGCCCTGGTCGGCGCCAATGGCGCAGGAAAGTCGACCTTGCTGGCCACCCTCTCGGGCCTCTTACCAGCCTGGGCAGGCCACATTCGCTTCGCCGGATATGATGTTACCCACCGACGAGCCGAGGAGATCGTCCGGCTGGGCCTGAGCCACGTCCCCCAGGGCCGGCGCCTCTTCAGTGCACTGACCGTGGAGGAAAACCTCTTGCTCGGGGCCTATACCAGGCGCGCTGGCTCACAGCAGGCCATCAAACAGGAGCTGGAGGAAGTCTATACGCTTCTGCCAAAGCTCCGCGAGCGCCGCCGCCAGTTGGCTGGCTCGCTCTCGGGCGGCGAGCAACAGATGTGCGCTATTGGCCGCGGCTTAATGAGCCACCCTGAGCTGTTGCTGATCGATGAGCTTTCACTGGGCCTGGCTCCCCAGGTTGTGGATGATCTGCTCAGCGCGCTCGATGCCATCCATCGCGAGAAGGGACTGAGCCTTCTGTTGGTCGAACAGGACGTGCAGATTGCTCTGGAGCGAGCTGACCGCGCTTATGTCCTTGAAAACGGCCATATTGTCCTTGAAGGAACAGGCAGCGAGCTGCTGCAAAACGAGCGCGTGCGCACCGCCTACCTGGGAGCCTGA
- a CDS encoding MFS transporter, with protein MKQVSADAEIRSISNWRMILCCGLLTLVGFNLRSIILGVPPVLPLVQHDLALSYFEVGLLTALPPLTLGVSAWSLGLVVERLGERACVAIGLLLLGIGAILRALWPSAVTLFCFTLLLCLGIVLAQTAVPPLARHWFPRSVGLVTALFSDGLIIGEALAAGLTVPLMQRFFGPGNWRATFIFWGVPALVLLVGWLLLAPRAETGQRRELPEGPQLEAAPPSLQEGEARPARAKQGRRVNAWHLGILLGGGSLIYFGMNAWIAPYNTALQRAAATPLVLGVFNTAQLPSSLVVTLFAQRLAGRRWPFIGAGVVCAVSLIGWLLSPVGLGVFWAALIGAGSALVFTLGVALPALLASPGEVARLTGMTLSLTYAVAFIGPLIGGALWDHFGLPALAFLPVLIACLFLIILGALLPERRPDREAPRAAGRGRVGLAVRNGADQPG; from the coding sequence TTGAAACAGGTATCAGCTGATGCAGAGATCCGTTCCATCTCCAACTGGCGCATGATTCTCTGTTGCGGCCTACTGACCCTGGTTGGGTTTAATCTCCGATCCATCATTCTGGGAGTCCCTCCAGTGCTACCGCTGGTACAGCATGATCTGGCGCTCTCTTATTTCGAAGTGGGCCTGTTGACAGCGCTCCCGCCGCTGACTCTTGGTGTGAGCGCCTGGTCGCTTGGTCTAGTCGTCGAGCGTCTCGGAGAGCGGGCCTGCGTCGCCATTGGTCTGCTTCTGCTGGGTATAGGGGCGATCCTGCGGGCCTTGTGGCCGTCGGCGGTGACGCTCTTTTGCTTTACTCTATTGCTCTGTCTCGGCATTGTGCTTGCTCAGACAGCCGTCCCGCCCCTGGCGCGTCACTGGTTCCCGCGCTCTGTTGGTCTCGTAACGGCCCTCTTTAGCGATGGTCTAATCATTGGGGAGGCGCTGGCTGCTGGACTGACTGTTCCCCTCATGCAGCGCTTCTTTGGTCCTGGCAACTGGCGAGCCACCTTTATTTTCTGGGGGGTGCCGGCGCTCGTCCTGCTGGTAGGCTGGCTTCTACTCGCGCCACGTGCAGAGACCGGCCAGCGTCGGGAGCTGCCGGAGGGGCCCCAGCTAGAAGCGGCCCCGCCGTCACTGCAGGAAGGAGAGGCTCGTCCTGCAAGAGCAAAGCAAGGGCGGCGTGTCAACGCCTGGCATCTGGGCATCTTACTTGGCGGAGGAAGCCTGATCTATTTCGGCATGAATGCCTGGATTGCCCCCTATAACACGGCTCTCCAGCGAGCAGCCGCCACTCCCCTGGTGCTAGGCGTTTTCAACACTGCCCAACTGCCATCGAGTCTGGTGGTCACCCTCTTTGCCCAGCGGCTGGCGGGGAGGCGCTGGCCCTTTATTGGGGCGGGCGTAGTTTGTGCGGTCTCGCTGATTGGTTGGCTCCTCTCGCCTGTCGGGCTGGGAGTCTTCTGGGCGGCCCTCATTGGTGCTGGCTCGGCCCTCGTCTTCACCCTCGGGGTAGCGCTGCCCGCCTTGCTGGCCTCGCCTGGTGAAGTTGCCCGGCTGACCGGCATGACCCTCTCGCTCACCTATGCAGTGGCCTTCATCGGGCCACTCATTGGCGGAGCCCTGTGGGATCATTTCGGACTGCCGGCCCTTGCCTTTCTTCCCGTCCTCATCGCCTGTCTATTCCTGATCATTCTGGGGGCCTTGCTGCCGGAGAGGCGGCCAGATCGAGAGGCCCCTCGCGCTGCCGGGCGGGGCCGGGTCGGTCTGGCCGTACGGAATGGCGCCGACCAGCCAGGATGA
- the cobU gene encoding bifunctional adenosylcobinamide kinase/adenosylcobinamide-phosphate guanylyltransferase, whose amino-acid sequence MNREHTEAEAIIAQLTFILGGARSGKSRFALRLAATSKRSVAFIATATASDQEMVERIRRHRAERPGDWYTFEEPLRLGWAIQQAASVADVLLLDCLTLWLSNLLLSQGRAESEIAPVSPELEAHVLGEVERLLQAARALRLDQQLIVVSNEVGLGIVPFSPLGRGYRDLLGLVNQRLARAAARAYFLIAGLPLDLKRWQAEGLEARLDDDL is encoded by the coding sequence GTGAACAGAGAACATACTGAAGCTGAAGCCATCATCGCCCAGCTGACATTTATCTTGGGAGGGGCGCGCAGCGGCAAGAGCCGCTTCGCTCTACGTCTGGCGGCAACCAGCAAGCGGTCTGTTGCTTTTATTGCCACAGCAACGGCGAGCGATCAGGAGATGGTGGAGCGAATTCGTCGGCATCGGGCCGAGCGTCCTGGAGACTGGTATACCTTTGAAGAGCCGCTGCGGCTGGGCTGGGCTATTCAGCAAGCTGCCAGTGTTGCTGATGTGCTGCTGCTGGATTGTCTGACACTTTGGCTCAGCAACCTCTTGCTGTCCCAGGGGCGAGCGGAATCAGAGATTGCCCCGGTCAGCCCCGAGCTGGAGGCTCATGTGCTTGGGGAAGTTGAGCGGCTTCTGCAGGCAGCGCGCGCTCTGCGCCTTGATCAGCAGCTCATCGTGGTCTCTAACGAAGTAGGATTAGGCATTGTGCCGTTCTCCCCCCTGGGACGAGGCTATCGTGACCTCCTGGGTCTGGTCAATCAGCGCCTGGCTAGAGCCGCTGCGCGGGCCTATTTCCTCATCGCCGGCCTTCCTCTTGATCTCAAGCGCTGGCAGGCCGAAGGGCTAGAGGCCAGGCTTGATGATGACCTCTAG
- a CDS encoding branched-chain amino acid ABC transporter permease, whose product MLIVQVIVNWLLLGSLYAAVALGFSLVWGIMNIVNLAHGAFILVGAYTAYWAFTQLHIDPFLGLPLTMLLLFCLGWVVQYVAINRVIRAPFLMTFLLTFGLDLLIADVVQLLFTSDRRSINTAYSGFGLTLGALHIPFDRLLAALIAVLLTAALSLFLQRTRTGNAILATGMDRDAARLMGIRIDRIYALTFGLGAALAGAAGAMLVELYPFDPSQGGVFTLRAFVIVVLGGLGTPWGALAGGLVFGLAETVVPLLPGIGPGYDDAIAFALMVLVLIIRPRGILGKAFYA is encoded by the coding sequence ATGCTGATTGTGCAGGTAATTGTGAACTGGCTGCTGTTGGGCAGTCTCTACGCCGCGGTAGCCCTGGGCTTTTCGCTGGTGTGGGGGATCATGAATATCGTCAATCTCGCCCACGGCGCTTTCATCCTGGTCGGGGCCTATACTGCCTACTGGGCCTTTACGCAGCTGCACATCGATCCGTTTCTCGGCCTCCCTTTGACCATGCTGCTGCTCTTCTGCCTGGGCTGGGTCGTGCAATATGTGGCGATTAATCGCGTTATTCGTGCACCTTTTCTGATGACGTTCCTGCTCACTTTCGGCCTCGATCTGCTCATTGCCGACGTGGTCCAGCTCTTGTTTACCAGTGACCGGCGCTCGATTAATACCGCGTACAGTGGCTTTGGCCTGACGCTGGGGGCTCTGCACATTCCTTTTGATCGTCTGCTAGCCGCTCTGATCGCCGTGCTCCTGACAGCCGCCCTGAGCCTCTTTCTACAACGTACTCGCACGGGGAACGCTATTCTGGCCACCGGTATGGATCGCGACGCAGCACGCCTGATGGGCATCCGCATTGACCGCATCTACGCCCTCACCTTTGGCCTTGGGGCGGCTCTGGCCGGTGCGGCAGGGGCTATGCTGGTTGAGCTGTATCCCTTTGACCCGTCACAAGGGGGCGTTTTCACGCTGCGAGCCTTCGTCATTGTCGTGCTCGGGGGCTTGGGAACCCCCTGGGGCGCCCTCGCTGGTGGGCTGGTCTTTGGCCTGGCCGAAACGGTTGTTCCTTTGCTCCCAGGCATCGGCCCCGGCTATGATGACGCCATTGCCTTCGCCCTGATGGTCTTGGTGCTGATCATCCGTCCGCGCGGTATTCTGGGCAAGGCCTTCTACGCTTGA